ATACCTTGCAAGCAAGATGCCAGGGCTCTGTATAACCACGAAACATCCTAAAACTGTCCGTTCTGAATTTCAATTTACTAAACTGCCAGTAATTTGGATTTCTGAAATCACAACAAAGGAGAATGCAATTGAACCCACAAAGCTAGAATTTGAGATTTCCTATCACATCTATTCGTTCCTGCGCGAGGGAGAAAAACGGGTAGTTTACATTGACGACATTGATTACATCACCGCAGTCAACGGTTTCAAGAACATGCACGATTTCCTCAAATCTGTGGCTGATGATGCGGCTAGCAGAAATTCTGTCCTTATTTTCTCAGTTACAATGGCTCCATACGACGCTGCCCAGCAGAGCACTATTCGCAGTATTGCAAGCCGAGAAGTACATCAGGAGAATGCTCCTACCAGAAAACCGAGAAACGAGTTCAACCTAAAAGATGGCGATGCGATTCTTGTGGAGGCACTGAGCGAGCATCGAGAATTTATAAAGTCCCAGATTTCTGGTTACAAAGTGCTTGGTGTGAGTGCTCACTTCCCAAAAAAATTCAAGAAGGGATTTCCTAATGGCACAGAGGTGGATTGTATCTGGATTACCGATACTTCTGGCTATGAAAAAGCAATCTCATCGAGAAGAATGGAATTCGAGGCAATCCAGGAAATAATTTCGTTTATTAAAAACAATGGAGATAAGGCACTTGTGTACATTGATGCAATTCCTGCGTTTCTCATTACAAACGAATTCCTAAGTGTGTTGAAATTCATTAAGGACATAGTGGATATTGCACATGAGTATAATGCAAAGATTGTGTTTGAGATTCCACCGGAACTTTTCAAGCCGGCGGAAAAATCACTAATTGAACGCAGAATGGATGTGGTGTTTCTTCAGTATTAAAACAAAAACTAATTGGACAAAATCTCTTCCCAAAGTTTAAGTGTCTCCTCTGCGGTTTCTCGGTCCATGACCTCAATTGCATACCCCGCATGGACAATGACATAATCTCCGATTTTTGCATTTACAAGCGAGATGTCCACTTCCCTGAATACGCCGCCAAAATCCACCTTCGCCTTTTTCCCGTGAATCTCAAGCACCTTTGCAGGTACTGCTAGACACATTTACACACCTGGATAATACCTGTTCTGGTAATAATAGACAGGGAAATATATCAGTTTTGTGTTGTTGACACGAAGATCATAGCGGATATCCTGCAATACACCTGGTTTTTCAGCTTCGTAGGTGAGAATGAGAAAGTCAGCAAGCTTCATTGCTTCTGCTTCTCCAATTTTCACTGCCAATTTAGGCACATTCTTATCCACCTTCAAAGCTACATTTGCCCTCGGAGGAGTAAACGTGAGCAAGTTTGACCAGTATTTGAATTCTTCAGGCGAGAATTCGATTGCAGGCACATAAATAAAGATGTTGCCAGAGCTTCCACCACCCGCGAGCAGATTTGCAAGTTTTACAAGGGCTCCTCCAGCCACCTGCATATGATGAATTGTTACTGTAGTATAAAGCCGCCAGAATGGCATGTAATATCTCTCGCCTTGATAACTCTGTGCAAACTCCCAGAATTCATAATCGATTATCTTGAGTTCTGGCTCTCTCACATGCATTGCCCCACAATGCTCACAGAGGAAGACTGTGTCTGTTGCCTTAGAATAAAATGGATTCTGACACTTTGGACATTTAATATGGACAACTTTCATATTTTCAATCCTCCCATAGCTGAAGAAATTTCACCAGCTTTCTTCAAACTGAAACCCTTGTATTTGGCCTCAATATCTCCTTCAACAACTTCACTACCGTGGCGGAAGAAAAGGTAACTAGCGATGAGCAAGACCACACCACCAACAATCGCAAGAATTCCTAGCTCATCTGAGATTCCCGTAAGTGCCAGATATACACCTGCTGCAGCTGCAAGTCCACCACCTACTGAGCCACCAGTCATTATCAAACTCTGATAAAGTGGGTCGCCAGGTGCTCTACCTGCAATCACCTTTCCAAGCACCCCATCAATTGTTGCAAAGTAGACTCTCTCTTGGTACTTATACCTCACAAGCCAGACAGGGTAATAGACAAGCATGAACTGCCTTGGAATCACATGAATTTTCTGGAATGTGATGTGCTGCACATTTGCACTCTGCAATGCCATCTGCTGCACATTTTGGATTCCCATGTTCAGGGCATCTGTTTTAGATGTAGTCACCTCAAATGTAGGCACCTCAGTAACATTTGCAGGGATCACCTGTCCATACAAGTTCCGGAGTCGCTTCACGCCAATGTCGCCAGGGTCACAAGCGAGATAGGTCCAGTCAAAATCCCTGAATACCATCCGCTCCATGTACTCCCTTTCCACACCTGCGGGTCTCCCTTGACTATCATACTTCTGTCTCTCTCTATATCCACAAACCCATCCAGCAGCTCTTGCATTTAGGCGCCAGAAGGGGAGATAAAGTGGGAAAATTTCAGTTATAGCTCCTGCTGTTTTGAGGTCCCTTGCTTTCAACCCCTTCCGGAACCATTCCTGAACAAGCCAAATCGCCTTGTTTCTATCCACCATGTTAGCAAACATTATCGTGTGGATACCTTCATCACCCTCAAGCCAGATAAGAGCATTGCAATAGTTGCATGAAACTGACTTTGCACCTTCCTCAACCTTCAGTGCACCACCACAAGAAGGACATGAGATTCCCAGTGAAATGTCACCCATTTTTTCACCTCACCATTTCTTCGCTACAAGGTAACCAGTACCAAAAATAACTGGCACTGTGATTCCCATCGCAATCAACCCGACCATCAAGTTCCACCATGCAACCAGGCCATAGATTGCATAGAGAACAAATCCTGCAACTGCAACCACCATGTATGGCGCACTGCCTCTGGTTGGAAAACGATCTGCAAAAACTTCTCCCGATGAGGCATCAATCACCACATTGTAGATCTGGCCCTGATAGTTATACTCCATGTACCATATTGGGAAATAAACAAGCGCCTGTTCCTTTGGTTTTCCGGGTAATGAGTTGAAGTAAGCAAGCATGTCAAGCTCTGGCTGAATTACCTGAATGTGTTGAGGAATTTTATAGTGCTGGTCAAAAATTTTTATATCTCCTGGTGGAATTTTTAAACTGTGCATACCCGGTAAACTAGTGGATTTTGCTGGCTCAACATAGACCACTTCTCTTCCATCCACATCTCTCTTGAACATGTAGACAGGGAAATACTGTGGTATGGCTTTAAATATTTTCGCCTCCTTATCAAGATTCTTTGCCATCACTGAACCAGCAGCCCAGCGTCTAAATACACCCGTGGCAGAAGTTTCGTCAAGCTTGAAATCAAGTATGTAGAAGAACCCAGCACCACTCTTGTCAATGTACATTTGAGAGTCACAATATGTACATTTCACGAATTTAGCACCGGGCTCAATCTCAACTGGGGCACCACATTTAGTACATTTTATAGTTGCCATAGGCCCATCCCCTTACTGCAATTTTTCGCCACAATTTGCGCAGAATTTAGCACCAGGTTGATTCTCTGCACTACACTTTGGGCACTTTACTGTAGCTTTCACTGGCTGGCCACAATTCGGACAGAATTTAGCGTTTGCACTTACTTCTGCCTTACAGTTAGGACAGTTTAGGGTCTCCTCCTGTTTTGCACCGCAACTCGGACAGAATTTAGCGCCTGGTGGAACATTGGCACCACATTTAATGCATGGTTTGCCTTGGGGCTGTGGAGTCTGTGCAGGCGTTGCCTGTCCTGGTGGTGGCTGTTGCATGCTCTGTGCCATCGTGCCCATCATTACATAACCTGCACCGAATCCGGCACCAACGCCAACACCTGCCCCTGCGGCACCCCCTGATGGGTTCTGAGCTGCATCTCGCATTGCTTGTCCTGTCTGGTACTGCATGTAATTTACACCTAGCACTTGCATGCTCGCTCTAGCATCCACCGCTTTTTGCACTTCTTCGGGGAGATTTATATAGAGTCCAGATACCTTATTAATCTCTACACCATACATTCCAAAGTGGTCCTTTGACTTTTCCAGCACAACGTGTTCAATTGTGGTGAGGTTAGCGGCAAGGTCTGTCACACCCATTCCCTTCTCCTTCAGATGTCCAAGAGCATCGTAAACCAGCACAACCATCTGCTCCTTGATTCTCTCTTCAACCTCAGCACTCGTCTGGTAGTTGAGCGTGCCCACAAACTGATTTATGAAGTTTGCAGGGTCGTTCACTCTGTATCTGAACTCACCAAAGACCCTTAGGTTAACGAAGCCAAATTCCTTATCTCTAAACTGGTATGGTTGTTTGCTTCCAAATTTGCCATCAAAAACCTTTTTCTGGATATAAAAAACTTCCGCCTGTTGTTTTACCCCAGACAATGCTTGAATCAAGCCGCCAAGAATCGGAGCATTCTGGCTTGTTAAGGCATACCTGTCAGGCCTATCTATGTATGCGAGAACTTTGCCATCTCTGTAAAATACGGCAATTTCATCTTCACGGACAACAATGTTGTCGTTCATCCTTATGTTTCGTGGCACCTTCCACATTATAACATTACGTTTGTAAACATCATCCCAGGCAATTGTCATTGCCCCAACTAAACCCTCTTTATTTGTTGCAGTCACATCACTTCTTTTGTTTCCACCGAACAGAAAAACCATTTTCACACCTCCGTCCCAGTTATGAACTTGATCCTCCGTTTGAAGGTTTGGTCAAAATTGTCAAGCATCTGCCTGATTTTTGATACGTTCTCGGGAATCTTTTCTGGTTGTGTGTTTACCACTGTCTTTAGCGCATTTACCTCCTCCCTAATTCCCTCTATCAAAGTCACCATGGAATAGTCAAATTCATAGAGCTTGTTCAATTCTTCCTCCTTTATTTGAAGTGCTGGAGAAATTCCAGAGTAGCCCTGTTCTGCATGCCTTAAATCTCCCTCTATCTTTTGGAACTGTGCACTTAAACTGCCAATCTTTTCTAGATGCTTGGTTTCATAGTTTTCCACAAGCACTCTTCTGCAACCCTCCACATCCTGTCTTGCTTGCTTCAACTTATCTGCGAGCTGGATGCGCAGAAGGTTATCTGCAATTCGTATGTCTTCCCTCCTTCGATATCCTGCGTAGCCAGGTATCAGAAGTTGGATTTTCTTCAGAATCCCTCTATCTTCCTCAACCTTTTCTCTTATGTCTACCATGTTAATCCCGTTACTTTGTATAATGTTCAAGTATTAAATTTTTTGTGTATAGCAGTATCTCCGAAGAAGTTGGAAAAGCTAGATACTCACTACTACCCAAAAAACCATTAGAAAGGGAATTGATGTGGACATACTACAGGGAAACCTACTGATTTTTTCCCGGCCTACACCCCTATGGCTCCTGTGCCATAGAAGTGGCCATCAACCCTTTCCCAGTGTATTTTCATTTCACTCTCTTACTTCATAGAGAGCGAGAAGAAATTCCTTGAATCTCACCTCCTTCTCTATATAGATCTGCCCACTTGGCGCTGGTGCCGAAAGGCGTCACCTTACGAATATAGAATCCCCGTATGTTCCTGATAGTCAGTTCAGTTGCGGGTGTTATAGGTATTCGTTTCATGAGATATCTATAAGATATCTTAAATATTTAACACTTTCGGTGCATCGGTGGAATTTTGAATGACCCGTTTGAAAATTTATAAGAAAAATGTATCAGGAGCTTTGCATACTGGCATCAATTTTTAAATTTTAGCCAGTATCTTTCGGAGATACTGATAGTGGTGGATACTCGCGCTACCCTATATCGTTTGTTGTTGTGTTCGTAAATTAAATATTCTATTACATTATCGCAATTTTTGCAGGTCTGAGATTTTTTTATGATTTTATAATGATAAAAAAAAGATGCACTTCTAATTACTGGTAAATATTAATGTCTAAACTGTTGCTGCGGAAATGTATATATATCTCCTCATCCATATGGTTATACAGGTTTCCTTCATGGGAAAAGGAGGTAAAAAAATGCAAATATGGAAAAAAGCACTTGTGGTGCTTGTGCTGGCATCGACGGTGATGGGTTTAGCAGCGACACAGTATGCGAAACTGGGTGTCTCAGTATCTGCGAATATAAGCACGCCTACCTCTCTCATCCAGCTGATGGCTGGTGACGGGGCAGTAGTTGGAGGTGGATATATCCTCGATGGTGCTACTGGGACATATACTGTATCTCTAGGAACATTTGCACAAGGATTTAACAAAACTTACACGGCCGCATTTGCAATTGTAAACGCTGAAGCGAATGTGAAACTGAGAATAACAAGGATAGATGTTACAGTGACCAGCGGACAAAATAAACTAGTTATCGCACTGCATAAGACTATGAACACAAACGTGTTTACTACACCTGCAGATGGGATAATATATCATGACAAGGGCACGGCATATGATTATACTTCTGGAGGATATGTGCTTGCGAATGGTACAGGGACATATGACACAAGCGGAAGCAATAACCTCAAGTATGCTACTAAAGCGTCATGGCCACCAAATACTGGTGAATGGACAGAGGCATCATGGTCTAGCTCAAATGGTGTGTGGATACCAGGTGCTGTAACAGATGCTACAAATCTAGGTACAGATGGCAGCTCAGGTGCAAATTTTGTCTGGGTACAGATAACCATCGATGAAAGCATGCCGACTGGTACATTCCAAGGAACAATCTACATTGAGGTCAAGAGCATATAAGCACCAAAACTTTTTTCCCTTTTTTGTTTTTGTTGTTTTTTGTGGTGTTTTTTATTCTAACCCGTTCTGTGTGATTGTAAACAAAGCTTCTCTTCCTTCTGCCAATGAACGGTGTTTTAGAAGCACAGCCCTCCTTTTCCCTTCTGCAAGTTTCTCAAGCCGTATAATGATTTTGGCATTATGCTGGAGCATTGCACCGCCTATGGGTTCAAAGCTTCCTTTCTTCACATCCATGTAAACCTGATTTGTTATCACGACTGGGATTTTTTCTACTCTTGCGAGTTTTGAGAGCGCATTAATCATGCCGGCTAACGATTGTCTTTCACCTGCCTCCTCCTCCATCCCAATGTTGATTCTGTAGAAAACAGTGCCTGAATCTAAAATAACAAGACCGACATTCTCCTTTTTCGCCTTCTTAGCTGCCTCCTCCACCATTGCCTGCTGTTCTTCAAGCGAATAACACCTTGCGATAAGAATCTCCCTTACGATTTTTTCTGTATCCTTTCCGCAAATCTGTTCTAATCGTTCGGCAGAAATCCCCTCAGTATCAATATACATCACCCTTTTACCAGAAAGGACCACATTTTTGGCAAGCATTAGGCAGATGTTAGTTTTCCCGCTACCTGCTTCACCAAAAATCTCAGTTATGGTATCTGTTTCAATGCCACCTGAAAGCATCTCATCCAGTGACTTGCAGCCTATTGGAATTCGCAGGACCTTTTGCATTGCAGCACCAAATACCACATTCCATATAAGTTTACCTTCGCCTATTCTCTCGCATGTAGAAAAGGTTATTTCCATTTGGTGTTTTTGTGTACTGATGCTCTGTCTCGGAATAGAAAGCACAGCCCACACATTCGGCGTAGGCATTGTGAATGAAAAGGCCGGTGTGATTGGAAACCAGATAAGGGTGTACTCTCCTCCATCTGGTGGTATCCATCCAAGAGAGGCAGCAAATCATCATTGTGAGGTTGCGATTGACACTATAAAGGCAACTCTTGCAGAGGCAAAGATTTCGTTGAACGAGATTGACCTCATAGCCTTCTCGCAAGGGCCAGGGCTAGGACCATGTCTTCGCACAGGTGCAACTGTGGCTAGAGCCCTTTCTCTTTCCAACAACAAACCAATAATCGGTGTCAACCACTGCATCGCCCATCTGGAAATCGGGAGAGGCACAACTGACTGCAAAGACCCTGTGCTGCTCTATGTTTCTGGTGGAAACACCCAGGTGATTGCATTTGCAAGTTCTCGCTATAGAGTGTTTGGCGAGACGCTGGATACAGGCATAGGCAATTTTATTGATAAACTGGCAAGGGAACTCGGATTTCCATTTCCTGGTGGACCAAAAATCGAGGCGATGGCAACGAAAGGGAAGAATCTCCTCGAACTACCGTATTCTGTGAAAGGAATGGATGTTTCCTTCTCGGGCATGCTCACTGCAGCCATTTCCTTGTTGAAAAAGGGAGTGGGAGTTGAGGACCTGTGCTATTCTGTGCAGGAGTATGCTTTTGCAATGCTTGTGGAAGTGACAGAGCGGGCAATGGCACATGTGGGCAAGGAGGAGGTATTGCTTGGTGGTGGTGTGGCAAGAAATAAGAGGTTGCAGGAAATGGTGAAAAAAATGGCTGAGGAGAGAGGTGCTAAAATGTTTATTCCAAAGCCAGAGCTTTGTGTTGATAATGGAGCGATGATTGCATACCTTGGCATCTTAATGTACAATTCAGGTGTGAGACAGGAAATCAAAGAAACCCAGATTCGACAAAGATTCAGAACAGATGAGGTGGTTGTCACATGGAGATAGTGAATGAGGATGCTTTGTGTAGTGTGAAGCAGAATGGTTTAGCCAGAAAAGATTTTTTGAGCGTTGTAAAGGCGGGAGTTGCCAGTGTTGATGCTTACATGCTCGTGCGAAAAAAGCTGAGTTTTGATGGCGAACACCTGAAAGTCGCAAATAACATTTTCAGAAAAAAAGGCAGGGTTTTTGTAGTGGGTGCTGGTAAGGTTGCACATCTGATGGCTGCTGCCTGTGCTGATGAAATTGAGGAGTGTGCTGGCTGTGTGCTCTGCCCCGAGGAAGGAGAACATGAGGGTGTTAAATTCCTCAAGTCAGACCATCCTTTAGCCAGTGAACAAAATCTAAGAAACACTGAAAAGGTACTAGATGTTCTAAGGGAGGCAAAGAAAGAGGATTTTGTGGTTTTCTTGGTCTCTGGTGGTGCTAGCGCGATGCTTGTGAAACCAATCGAGGGTTTGGCTCTTGAGGAAAAGAATGCTGTGATAAAGCAGTTGATTCTCAGTGGTGCAAACATAAAGGAGTTGAACACAGTTAGAAAGCATCTTTCAGGTGTAAAGGGAGGCAGGGCTGCATTGCATACAGAGG
This portion of the Thermoplasmata archaeon genome encodes:
- a CDS encoding DUF835 domain-containing protein — translated: MEFNPYAIPPILSMVIHIFLLIYLMVYTKSRNIKKAFAPLFFSVAVWAGAESVMRWFVVTEENYRTLWCYPYALLMAKIMALGVLAISLSGAYISFMYPLPRITKKEEKVLRYTFIISFMIYIPIVLFTDAMVEDVLYYWAGYGTDFGDLLLYILPIMVVFLAVVFYNFSSSYIHAKTKIEKKQIQLMAVGAALFVFPGIITGMLPQYMPNKQFIVAGVPAGNFYIIFLDIFLLYGAAKYKLFTVEAVVENGVKDMPMPETAKTIEPGDVVLVVSPDGRKGFETFRYLASKMPGLCITTKHPKTVRSEFQFTKLPVIWISEITTKENAIEPTKLEFEISYHIYSFLREGEKRVVYIDDIDYITAVNGFKNMHDFLKSVADDAASRNSVLIFSVTMAPYDAAQQSTIRSIASREVHQENAPTRKPRNEFNLKDGDAILVEALSEHREFIKSQISGYKVLGVSAHFPKKFKKGFPNGTEVDCIWITDTSGYEKAISSRRMEFEAIQEIISFIKNNGDKALVYIDAIPAFLITNEFLSVLKFIKDIVDIAHEYNAKIVFEIPPELFKPAEKSLIERRMDVVFLQY
- a CDS encoding HypC/HybG/HupF family hydrogenase formation chaperone — protein: MCLAVPAKVLEIHGKKAKVDFGGVFREVDISLVNAKIGDYVIVHAGYAIEVMDRETAEETLKLWEEILSN
- a CDS encoding zinc ribbon domain-containing protein, with the protein product MATIKCTKCGAPVEIEPGAKFVKCTYCDSQMYIDKSGAGFFYILDFKLDETSATGVFRRWAAGSVMAKNLDKEAKIFKAIPQYFPVYMFKRDVDGREVVYVEPAKSTSLPGMHSLKIPPGDIKIFDQHYKIPQHIQVIQPELDMLAYFNSLPGKPKEQALVYFPIWYMEYNYQGQIYNVVIDASSGEVFADRFPTRGSAPYMVVAVAGFVLYAIYGLVAWWNLMVGLIAMGITVPVIFGTGYLVAKKW
- a CDS encoding SPFH domain-containing protein, with the protein product MVFLFGGNKRSDVTATNKEGLVGAMTIAWDDVYKRNVIMWKVPRNIRMNDNIVVREDEIAVFYRDGKVLAYIDRPDRYALTSQNAPILGGLIQALSGVKQQAEVFYIQKKVFDGKFGSKQPYQFRDKEFGFVNLRVFGEFRYRVNDPANFINQFVGTLNYQTSAEVEERIKEQMVVLVYDALGHLKEKGMGVTDLAANLTTIEHVVLEKSKDHFGMYGVEINKVSGLYINLPEEVQKAVDARASMQVLGVNYMQYQTGQAMRDAAQNPSGGAAGAGVGVGAGFGAGYVMMGTMAQSMQQPPPGQATPAQTPQPQGKPCIKCGANVPPGAKFCPSCGAKQEETLNCPNCKAEVSANAKFCPNCGQPVKATVKCPKCSAENQPGAKFCANCGEKLQ
- the radB gene encoding DNA repair and recombination protein RadB, which produces MEITFSTCERIGEGKLIWNVVFGAAMQKVLRIPIGCKSLDEMLSGGIETDTITEIFGEAGSGKTNICLMLAKNVVLSGKRVMYIDTEGISAERLEQICGKDTEKIVREILIARCYSLEEQQAMVEEAAKKAKKENVGLVILDSGTVFYRINIGMEEEAGERQSLAGMINALSKLARVEKIPVVITNQVYMDVKKGSFEPIGGAMLQHNAKIIIRLEKLAEGKRRAVLLKHRSLAEGREALFTITQNGLE
- a CDS encoding bifunctional N(6)-L-threonylcarbamoyladenine synthase/serine/threonine protein kinase encodes the protein MLCLGIESTAHTFGVGIVNEKAGVIGNQIRVYSPPSGGIHPREAANHHCEVAIDTIKATLAEAKISLNEIDLIAFSQGPGLGPCLRTGATVARALSLSNNKPIIGVNHCIAHLEIGRGTTDCKDPVLLYVSGGNTQVIAFASSRYRVFGETLDTGIGNFIDKLARELGFPFPGGPKIEAMATKGKNLLELPYSVKGMDVSFSGMLTAAISLLKKGVGVEDLCYSVQEYAFAMLVEVTERAMAHVGKEEVLLGGGVARNKRLQEMVKKMAEERGAKMFIPKPELCVDNGAMIAYLGILMYNSGVRQEIKETQIRQRFRTDEVVVTWR